A DNA window from Falco peregrinus isolate bFalPer1 chromosome 8, bFalPer1.pri, whole genome shotgun sequence contains the following coding sequences:
- the TTC21B gene encoding tetratricopeptide repeat protein 21B isoform X1 gives MDVEALLNYYCQEGYFHHVRAAADEALGRLGSDPVFLFFRAYGALRAGDIQEGIRQLEAIKNKQEVSLCTMMALIYAHKKSPNPDRDAILELDAKMKEQRRTAGQQALYFAGLFLWHLGREDRAREYVDRMIKVSGGGKEGLILKAWLDLTCGKETHIKKAVKYFDEALQEGNDVFALLGKAQYFEVRQNYSGALETVNQIIANFPNFIPAFIKKMKLQLALQDWEQAVETANRLLQKDALNLEAIRMEALHYLCREGNISAASARLEDLIKALDRLEPRNSQLFCKMALAFSRTCGRNQLILQHTQTLVERASDLASDNAEFATELGYQMILQGKVKEALKWYKTAMTLDETSVSALTGIIRCQLIQGQLEDAEHQLEFLNEIQQSIGKSGELPFLRAVLAMKKQKRQEEVIALLNDVLDAHFSSLHGFPLGIEYFEKLNPDFLLEIIREYLNFCPAQPASPGQSSSPILKHCASVLETVVKTVPGLQQAVFLIAKVKYLSGDIEAAHSNLHYCLERNPSYADAHLLMAQVYLAQNNTKLCSQSLELCLSYNFEVREHPVYHLIKAQTQKKMGELSEAIKTLQMAKNLPGMRKSMSSSKTKGKRIEIDASDRVSVFLELVEAHRLNGEPHEAAIILQDAINEFSGTPEELRVVIANADLSIAQGDIEQALTMLRNITPEQPYFVQAKEKMADIYLQYRKDKKLYAGCYRDLVEKRPSAYTLLLLGDAYMSIQEPDEAIEVYKQALKKNPNDPAVASKIGKALIKTHNYSQAIGFYEATLKSGQQNFLWYDLAELLMKLKQYERAEKILQQALDHEPVNELSSLMEDGRYQVLLAKIYSKMEKIDEAVVSLQQARELQARVLKRAQVEQLDAVPAQKQLAAEICAEIAKHSTAQRNYEKAIKFYKEALVHCETDNKAMLELARLYLAQDDTDACQHQCSLLLKNDQDNEAATMMMADLMFRKQDYEQAIFHFQQLLERKPDNYATLSRLIDLLRRAGKLEEVPRFLLMAEKHSSRTKLEPGFHYCKGLYLWYTGEPNDALRHFNKARKDSDWGQNAVYNMIEICLNPDNETVGGEVFENLDADIGNSTEKQESVQLAVRTAENLLKELKPQTIQGHVQLRIMENYCLMATKQKSSVERALNTFTEIVVAEKDHIPALLGMATAYMILKQTPRARNQLKRISKMSWNPIDAEEFEKSWLLLADIYIQSAKYDMAGELLKRCLRHNRSCCKAYEYMGYIMEKEQAYKDAAINYEMAWKYGNQTNPTIGYKLAFNYLKGKRYVDAINVCHKVLEAHPNYPKIRKEILDKARASLRT, from the exons ATGGATGTTGAG GCGCTGCTCAATTATTACTGCCAAGAGGGCTACTTCCACCATGTCCGGGCTGCGGCGGACGAGGCGCTGGGGCGGCTGGGCAGCGACCCGGTGTTCCTTTTCTTCCGAGCCTACGGCGCGCTGAGGGCAG GTGACATCCAAGAGGGTATTCGACAGTTGGAggctattaaaaacaaacaggaggTGTCACTTTGTACAATGATGGCTCTGATTTATGCCCATAAAAAGAGCCCTAATCCAG ATCGAGATGCTATTCTAGAATTGGATGCAAAAATGAAGGAGCAACGTAGAACAGCAGGACAGCAGGCCCTGTACTTTGCTGGCTTGTTTTTGTGGCATCTTGGTCGTGAGGACAGAGCCCGTGAATATGTTGATAGAATGATCAAAGTTTCTGGTGGTGGTAAAGAG GGGTTGATTTTGAAAGCATGGCTTGATCTCACCTGTGGGAAAGAAACTCACATTAAAAAGGCTGTGAAATACTTTGATGAAGCACTGCAGGAAGGCAATGATGTTTTTGCTCTGCTTGGTAAA GCACAATATTTTGAGGTTCGACAGAATTATTCAGGAGCTCTGGAAACTGTGAACCAGATAATTGCAAACTTTCCAAACTTCATTCCTGctttcataaagaaaatgaagctacAACTAGCCTTGCAGGACTGGGAGCAGGCAGTTGAAACGGCAAATAG ACTATTGCAGAAAGATGCCCTCAATTTAGAAGCCATACGAATGGAAGCCCTGCATTATCTatgcagagaaggaaatatATCTGCG GCTTCAGCAAGACTGGAAGACCTAATTAAAGCATTGGACAGATTAGAACCACGCAATTCACAGCTCTTCTGTAAAATGGCTTTAGCTTTCAGTAGAACA TGTGGCCGGAACCAGCTCATCCTTCAACATACACAAACCTTAGTTGAAAGAGCATCTGATTTGGCATCTGACAATGCAGAATTTGCAACTGAACTTGGCTACCAAATGATTTTACAAGGGAAAGTGAAAGAAGCTTTGAAATGGTACAAGACTGCTATGACGCTTGATGAAACAAGTGTTTCTGCACTAACTG GAATTATCCGTTGTCAGCTAATACAAGGGCAATTGGAAGATGCAGAACATCAGTTGGAGTTTCTTAATGAAATTCAACAGTCCATTGGGAAGTCTGGG gaATTACCTTTCTTGCGTGCAGTCCTAGctatgaaaaaacagaagagacaaGAAGAAGTTATTGCCTTATTGAATGATGTTCTGGATGCTCACTTTTCATCTTTGCATGGTTTTCCTCTTGGTatagaatattttgaaaaactaaaCCCTGATTTCTTGCTAGAAATCATTAGAGAATATCTTAATTTTTGCCCAGCACAG CCTGCAAGTCCTGGGCAGTCGTCTTCACCAATTCTCAAGCACTGTGCTTCTGTTCTTGAAACTGTGGTAAAAACTGTGCCTGGTCTTCAACAAGCTgtctttttaattgcaaaagtGAAATACTTATCAG GGGATATTGAAGCAGCCCATAGTAATCTACATTACTGTCTTGAAAGGAATCCTTCTTATGCAGATGCACACTTACTGATGGCCCAGGTGTATTTGGCTCAAAACAATACTAAACTATGTTCTCAATCCTTGGAACTTTGTCTGAGCTACAACTTTGAA gtgAGAGAACATCCTGTTTATCACTTAATTAAGGCCCAAACCCAGAAGAAGATGGGAGAATTATCAGAAGCTATTAAGACCTTACAGATGGCAAAGAATTTGCCTGGAATGAGAAAATCTATGTCTTCCTcaaaaactaaaggaaaaagaattgaaaTTGATGCAAGTGATCGTGTGTCTGTCTTCCTAGAGTTAGTAGAAGCTCATCGTTTGAATGGAGAACCG CATGAAGCTGCTATAATACTGCAAGATGCCATTAATGAATTTTCTGGAACTCCTGAGGAGCTAAGAGTTGTGATTGCAAATGCAGATCTGTCAATTGCTCAAGGAGATATTGAACAAGCCCTGACTATGCTCCGAAATATTACACCAGAACAGCCTTACTTTGTAcaagctaaagaaaaaatggCAGATATTTATCTTCAGTACAGGAAAGATAAGAAGTTGTATGCTGGCTGCTATAG AGACCTAGTAGAAAAACGGCCGAGTGCTTACACTTTGCTTCTTCTTGGTGATGCATACATGAGTATTCAAGAG CCTGATGAAGCCATAGAAGTCTACAAGCAGGCTTTGAAGAAAAATCCAAATGATCCAGCTGTAGCAAGTAAAATTGGAAAAGCCCTAATCAAAACACATAACTATTCACAG gcaaTTGGTTTTTATGAGGCTACATTGAAAAGTGGTCAACAGAATTTCCTTTGGTATGATTTGGCTGAGCTTTTAATGAAACTGAAGCAGTatgaaagggcagaaaaaatacttcagcaagCTTTAGATCATGAGCCTG TTAATGAATTGTCTTCTCTGATGGAAGATGGACGTTACCAGGTGCTTCTGGCAAAAATTTACAGCAAAATGGAGAAGATTGATGAAGCTGTTGTTTCATTACAACag GCTCGAGAATTACAAGCCAGAGTGCTTAAACGGGCTCAAGTAGAACAGCTGGATGCAGTTCCTGCACAGAAACAGTTAGCGGCTGAAATTTGTGCTGAGATTGCAAAACATTCTACAGCCCAGCGAAACTatgaaaaagcaattaaattttACAAAGAAGCTCTTGTTCACTGTGAAACCGATAACAAG GCAATGTTGGAACTTGCACGTTTATATCTTGCACAAGATGATACTGATGCCTGTCAACATCAGTGCTCCTTACTACTGAAGAACGACCAAGATAATGAAGCAGCAACCATG ATGATGGCTGATCTCATGTTCAGGAAGCAAGATTATGAACAAGCTATCTTTCATTTCCAACAGCTCCTAGAACGCAAGCCAG ATAACTATGCAACCCTGTCGCGATTAATTGACCTATTAAGAAGAGCTGGGAAACTAGAAGAAGTCCCAAGATTTCTTTTAATGGCTGAAAAACATTCTTCCAGAACAAAGCTTGAACCAGGATTTCACTACTGCAAAGGACTTTATCTTTG GTATACAGGTGAACCAAATGATGCACTACGGCATTTTAATAAAGCTCGGAAGGACAGTGACTGGGGACAGAATGCAGTCTACAACATGATTGAGATTTGTCTGAACCCAGATAATGAAACAGTGGGTGGTGAAGTCTTTGAAAATCTGGATGCTGACATAGG TAATTCAACAGAGAAGCAGGAGTCTGTGCAGTTGGCTGtaagaacagcagaaaatctTCTGAAAGAACTCAAGCCTCAGACCATTCAGGGTCACGTCCAACTGCGAATCATGGAAAATTATTGTCTCATggcaaccaaacaaaaatcaagtgTTGAACGAGCACTGAACACTTTCACTGAAATAGTAGTGGCTGAG AAGGATCATATACCAGCACTTTTGGGAATGGCTACAGCCTACATGATCTTGAAACAGACCCCACGAGCCAGAAATCAGTTAAAACGGATCTCAAAAATGAGCTGGAATCCCATTGATGCAGAGGAGTTTGAGAAGAGTTGGCTTCTGCTTGCAGATATATATATTCAATCTGCAAAATATGATATGGCAGGTGAATTATTAAAACGATGCCTTCGTCATAATAGG TCATGCTGCAAGGCTTATGAATACATGGGATACATAATGGAAAAGGAACAAGCATATAAGGATGCAGCAATAAATTACGAGATGGCCTGGAAATATGGAAACCAAACAAATCCAACAATAG GATACAAGCTGGCTTTCAATTACCTGAAAGGAAAGAGATATGTTGATGCAATCAATGTTTGTCATAAG GTCCTTGAAGCACATCCAAACTATCCAAAGATTAGAAAGGAAATACTTGACAAGGCCCGTGCATCACTAAGAACATGa
- the TTC21B gene encoding tetratricopeptide repeat protein 21B isoform X4: MDVEVQQALLNYYCQEGYFHHVRAAADEALGRLGSDPVFLFFRAYGALRAGDIQEGIRQLEAIKNKQEVSLCTMMALIYAHKKSPNPDRDAILELDAKMKEQRRTAGQQALYFAGLFLWHLGREDRAREYVDRMIKVSGGGKEGLILKAWLDLTCGKETHIKKAVKYFDEALQEGNDVFALLGKAQYFEVRQNYSGALETVNQIIANFPNFIPAFIKKMKLQLALQDWEQAVETANRLLQKDALNLEAIRMEALHYLCREGNISAASARLEDLIKALDRLEPRNSQLFCKMALAFSRTCGRNQLILQHTQTLVERASDLASDNAEFATELGYQMILQGKVKEALKWYKTAMTLDETSVSALTGIIRCQLIQGQLEDAEHQLEFLNEIQQSIGKSGELPFLRAVLAMKKQKRQEEVIALLNDVLDAHFSSLHGFPLGIEYFEKLNPDFLLEIIREYLNFCPAQPASPGQSSSPILKHCASVLETVVKTVPGLQQAVFLIAKVKYLSGDIEAAHSNLHYCLERNPSYADAHLLMAQVYLAQNNTKLCSQSLELCLSYNFEVREHPVYHLIKAQTQKKMGELSEAIKTLQMAKNLPGMRKSMSSSKTKGKRIEIDASDRVSVFLELVEAHRLNGEPHEAAIILQDAINEFSGTPEELRVVIANADLSIAQGDIEQALTMLRNITPEQPYFVQAKEKMADIYLQYRKDKKLYAGCYRDLVEKRPSAYTLLLLGDAYMSIQEPDEAIEVYKQALKKNPNDPAVASKIGKALIKTHNYSQAIGFYEATLKSGQQNFLWYDLAELLMKLKQYERAEKILQQALDHEPVNELSSLMEDGRYQVLLAKIYSKMEKIDEAVVSLQQARELQARVLKRAQVEQLDAVPAQKQLAAEICAEIAKHSTAQRNYEKAIKFYKEALVHCETDNKAMLELARLYLAQDDTDACQHQCSLLLKNDQDNEAATMMMADLMFRKQDYEQAIFHFQQLLERKPDNYATLSRLIDLLRRAGKLEEVPRFLLMAEKHSSRTKLEPGFHYCKGLYLWYTGEPNDALRHFNKARKDSDWGQNAVYNMIEICLNPDNETVGGEVFENLDADIGNSTEKQESVQLAVRTAENLLKELKPQTIQGHVQLRIMENYCLMATKQKSSVERALNTFTEIVVAEKDHIPALLGMATAYMILKQTPRARNQLKRISKMSWNPIDAEEFEKSWLLLADIYIQSAKYDMAGELLKRCLRHNRSCCKAYEYMGYIMEKEQAYKDAAINYEMAWKYGNQTNPTIGYKLAFNYLKGKRYVDAINVCHKVLEAHPNYPKIRKEILDKARASLRT, translated from the exons ATGGATGTTGAGGTGCAGCAG GCGCTGCTCAATTATTACTGCCAAGAGGGCTACTTCCACCATGTCCGGGCTGCGGCGGACGAGGCGCTGGGGCGGCTGGGCAGCGACCCGGTGTTCCTTTTCTTCCGAGCCTACGGCGCGCTGAGGGCAG GTGACATCCAAGAGGGTATTCGACAGTTGGAggctattaaaaacaaacaggaggTGTCACTTTGTACAATGATGGCTCTGATTTATGCCCATAAAAAGAGCCCTAATCCAG ATCGAGATGCTATTCTAGAATTGGATGCAAAAATGAAGGAGCAACGTAGAACAGCAGGACAGCAGGCCCTGTACTTTGCTGGCTTGTTTTTGTGGCATCTTGGTCGTGAGGACAGAGCCCGTGAATATGTTGATAGAATGATCAAAGTTTCTGGTGGTGGTAAAGAG GGGTTGATTTTGAAAGCATGGCTTGATCTCACCTGTGGGAAAGAAACTCACATTAAAAAGGCTGTGAAATACTTTGATGAAGCACTGCAGGAAGGCAATGATGTTTTTGCTCTGCTTGGTAAA GCACAATATTTTGAGGTTCGACAGAATTATTCAGGAGCTCTGGAAACTGTGAACCAGATAATTGCAAACTTTCCAAACTTCATTCCTGctttcataaagaaaatgaagctacAACTAGCCTTGCAGGACTGGGAGCAGGCAGTTGAAACGGCAAATAG ACTATTGCAGAAAGATGCCCTCAATTTAGAAGCCATACGAATGGAAGCCCTGCATTATCTatgcagagaaggaaatatATCTGCG GCTTCAGCAAGACTGGAAGACCTAATTAAAGCATTGGACAGATTAGAACCACGCAATTCACAGCTCTTCTGTAAAATGGCTTTAGCTTTCAGTAGAACA TGTGGCCGGAACCAGCTCATCCTTCAACATACACAAACCTTAGTTGAAAGAGCATCTGATTTGGCATCTGACAATGCAGAATTTGCAACTGAACTTGGCTACCAAATGATTTTACAAGGGAAAGTGAAAGAAGCTTTGAAATGGTACAAGACTGCTATGACGCTTGATGAAACAAGTGTTTCTGCACTAACTG GAATTATCCGTTGTCAGCTAATACAAGGGCAATTGGAAGATGCAGAACATCAGTTGGAGTTTCTTAATGAAATTCAACAGTCCATTGGGAAGTCTGGG gaATTACCTTTCTTGCGTGCAGTCCTAGctatgaaaaaacagaagagacaaGAAGAAGTTATTGCCTTATTGAATGATGTTCTGGATGCTCACTTTTCATCTTTGCATGGTTTTCCTCTTGGTatagaatattttgaaaaactaaaCCCTGATTTCTTGCTAGAAATCATTAGAGAATATCTTAATTTTTGCCCAGCACAG CCTGCAAGTCCTGGGCAGTCGTCTTCACCAATTCTCAAGCACTGTGCTTCTGTTCTTGAAACTGTGGTAAAAACTGTGCCTGGTCTTCAACAAGCTgtctttttaattgcaaaagtGAAATACTTATCAG GGGATATTGAAGCAGCCCATAGTAATCTACATTACTGTCTTGAAAGGAATCCTTCTTATGCAGATGCACACTTACTGATGGCCCAGGTGTATTTGGCTCAAAACAATACTAAACTATGTTCTCAATCCTTGGAACTTTGTCTGAGCTACAACTTTGAA gtgAGAGAACATCCTGTTTATCACTTAATTAAGGCCCAAACCCAGAAGAAGATGGGAGAATTATCAGAAGCTATTAAGACCTTACAGATGGCAAAGAATTTGCCTGGAATGAGAAAATCTATGTCTTCCTcaaaaactaaaggaaaaagaattgaaaTTGATGCAAGTGATCGTGTGTCTGTCTTCCTAGAGTTAGTAGAAGCTCATCGTTTGAATGGAGAACCG CATGAAGCTGCTATAATACTGCAAGATGCCATTAATGAATTTTCTGGAACTCCTGAGGAGCTAAGAGTTGTGATTGCAAATGCAGATCTGTCAATTGCTCAAGGAGATATTGAACAAGCCCTGACTATGCTCCGAAATATTACACCAGAACAGCCTTACTTTGTAcaagctaaagaaaaaatggCAGATATTTATCTTCAGTACAGGAAAGATAAGAAGTTGTATGCTGGCTGCTATAG AGACCTAGTAGAAAAACGGCCGAGTGCTTACACTTTGCTTCTTCTTGGTGATGCATACATGAGTATTCAAGAG CCTGATGAAGCCATAGAAGTCTACAAGCAGGCTTTGAAGAAAAATCCAAATGATCCAGCTGTAGCAAGTAAAATTGGAAAAGCCCTAATCAAAACACATAACTATTCACAG gcaaTTGGTTTTTATGAGGCTACATTGAAAAGTGGTCAACAGAATTTCCTTTGGTATGATTTGGCTGAGCTTTTAATGAAACTGAAGCAGTatgaaagggcagaaaaaatacttcagcaagCTTTAGATCATGAGCCTG TTAATGAATTGTCTTCTCTGATGGAAGATGGACGTTACCAGGTGCTTCTGGCAAAAATTTACAGCAAAATGGAGAAGATTGATGAAGCTGTTGTTTCATTACAACag GCTCGAGAATTACAAGCCAGAGTGCTTAAACGGGCTCAAGTAGAACAGCTGGATGCAGTTCCTGCACAGAAACAGTTAGCGGCTGAAATTTGTGCTGAGATTGCAAAACATTCTACAGCCCAGCGAAACTatgaaaaagcaattaaattttACAAAGAAGCTCTTGTTCACTGTGAAACCGATAACAAG GCAATGTTGGAACTTGCACGTTTATATCTTGCACAAGATGATACTGATGCCTGTCAACATCAGTGCTCCTTACTACTGAAGAACGACCAAGATAATGAAGCAGCAACCATG ATGATGGCTGATCTCATGTTCAGGAAGCAAGATTATGAACAAGCTATCTTTCATTTCCAACAGCTCCTAGAACGCAAGCCAG ATAACTATGCAACCCTGTCGCGATTAATTGACCTATTAAGAAGAGCTGGGAAACTAGAAGAAGTCCCAAGATTTCTTTTAATGGCTGAAAAACATTCTTCCAGAACAAAGCTTGAACCAGGATTTCACTACTGCAAAGGACTTTATCTTTG GTATACAGGTGAACCAAATGATGCACTACGGCATTTTAATAAAGCTCGGAAGGACAGTGACTGGGGACAGAATGCAGTCTACAACATGATTGAGATTTGTCTGAACCCAGATAATGAAACAGTGGGTGGTGAAGTCTTTGAAAATCTGGATGCTGACATAGG TAATTCAACAGAGAAGCAGGAGTCTGTGCAGTTGGCTGtaagaacagcagaaaatctTCTGAAAGAACTCAAGCCTCAGACCATTCAGGGTCACGTCCAACTGCGAATCATGGAAAATTATTGTCTCATggcaaccaaacaaaaatcaagtgTTGAACGAGCACTGAACACTTTCACTGAAATAGTAGTGGCTGAG AAGGATCATATACCAGCACTTTTGGGAATGGCTACAGCCTACATGATCTTGAAACAGACCCCACGAGCCAGAAATCAGTTAAAACGGATCTCAAAAATGAGCTGGAATCCCATTGATGCAGAGGAGTTTGAGAAGAGTTGGCTTCTGCTTGCAGATATATATATTCAATCTGCAAAATATGATATGGCAGGTGAATTATTAAAACGATGCCTTCGTCATAATAGG TCATGCTGCAAGGCTTATGAATACATGGGATACATAATGGAAAAGGAACAAGCATATAAGGATGCAGCAATAAATTACGAGATGGCCTGGAAATATGGAAACCAAACAAATCCAACAATAG GATACAAGCTGGCTTTCAATTACCTGAAAGGAAAGAGATATGTTGATGCAATCAATGTTTGTCATAAG GTCCTTGAAGCACATCCAAACTATCCAAAGATTAGAAAGGAAATACTTGACAAGGCCCGTGCATCACTAAGAACATGa